Proteins encoded together in one Coffea arabica cultivar ET-39 chromosome 2c, Coffea Arabica ET-39 HiFi, whole genome shotgun sequence window:
- the LOC140035635 gene encoding uncharacterized protein, producing the protein MATESMFVQPSIPKFDGHYDHWAMLMENFLRSKEYWHLVEKCVPAVLAGKAITEEQQRQIDEQKLKDLKVKNYFFQALDPSILETILKKDTSKDIWDSVKQKYQGSTCVKRAQLQALRKEFETLHMKTGETVNEYFARTLTIANKMKANGETKATQQSWRKSCDL; encoded by the coding sequence ATGGCAACTGAAAGTATGTTCGTGCAACCTTCAATTCCCAAGTTCGATGGACACTATGACCATTGGGCAATGCTGATGGAGAATTTCCTAAGGTCAAAAGAATACTGGCACTTGGTGGAAAAATGTGTACCAGCAGTACTTGCTGGAAAGGCAATCACAGAGGAGCAGCAGCGCCAAATAGATGAACAGAAACTAAAGGACCTGAAGGTGAAGAATTATTTCTTCCAAGCCTTGGATCCATCCATTCTTGAGACAATCCTCAAGAAAGACACGTCCAAGGACATATGGGACTCTGTAAAGCAGAAGTATCAAGGTTCAACGTGCGTTAAGAGAGCGCAACTCCAGGCTTTGAGGAAGGAATTTGAGACACTTCACATGAAGACTGGAGAGACGGTGAATGAATACTTTGCACGAACACTTACGATTGCAAACAAGATGAAGGCCAACGGTGAAACAAAGGCGACACAGCAGTCGTGGAGAAAATCCTGCGATCTA